One Benincasa hispida cultivar B227 chromosome 5, ASM972705v1, whole genome shotgun sequence genomic window carries:
- the LOC120077357 gene encoding uncharacterized protein LOC120077357 → MEIFIVVMGHEFAIEISNQEQIIGIKSKIEQFIGIPIESQTLSVYGCELVDELNMEDYDQFISDGSRIDLSIHQIIAPPNEFPITIEFSGQRQNIDIDKTETVHSLKQKIQIIYDIPIQTMSLFHSGVELSEDCRNLSEFGIGEFSEVILFLKTMNRCLSDSPWKKVSFVVKTSSSLLNAACIPMEMKDSSTVSDVRELLLAGKILPDDEYLFIHKQRIMRDKCSLRWHGVENGDFLYVFKGTVSRGEFY, encoded by the coding sequence ATGGAGATCTTCATTGTCGTAATGGGACACGAATTCGCCATAGAAATAAGCAATCAAGAACAAATCATCGGTATCAAGAGCAAAATCGAACAGTTCATCGGCATTCCCATCGAATCCCAAACCCTCTCTGTTTACGGTTGCGAATTAGTCGACGAACTCAACATGGAGGATTATGATCAATTCATCTCAGACGGTTCGCGAATCGATCTCTCGATCCATCAAATAATCGCACCGCCAAACGAGTTTCCGATCACTATCGAATTCTCCGGCCAACGGCAAAACATCGACATCGACAAGACAGAGACGGTTCATAGTTTAAAGCAGAAAATCCAGATAATCTACGACATACCGATTCAAACAATGTCGCTATTTCACTCCGGCGTGGAATTAAGCGAGGACTGCCGGAATCTGAGCGAATTTGGAATCGGTGAATTTTCGGAAGTGATCTTGTTTTTGAAAACGATGAATCGCTGTTTGAGTGATTCTCCATGGAAGAAGGTGAGTTTCGTGGTGAAGACGTCGTCGAGCTTGCTTAATGCGGCGTGTATTCCGATGGAAATGAAGGATTCGAGCACCGTGAGCGACGTTAGAGAACTGCTTTTGGCCGGAAAAATTCTTCCCGACGATgagtatttatttattcataaacaGAGGATTATGAGAGATAAGTGTAGTTTAAGATGGCATGGAGTTGAAAATGGCGATTTTCTCTATGTTTTTAAAGGCACCGTTAGCCGTGGTGAATTTTATTGA